In Pelosinus sp. UFO1, one genomic interval encodes:
- a CDS encoding pyridoxal phosphate-dependent aminotransferase — MLNQNVLALGKKRSTIREIFEFGNQRAKIVGRENVFDFSIGNPNVPAPDSVQQAICDIINTQSPAAVHGYTSAQGTEDSRTAIAESLNARFGTDYSAKNLYLTVGAAASISICFKALTASPEDEFIVFAPYFPEYQVFIEHGSGAKCVLIPAQVQDFQINFEEFERKLSPHTKGVVINSPNNPSGVVYSDETICRLSALLNTKAEEYGHPIYLISDEPYREIIYDGIEVPFIAPKYKNTLVCYSYSKSLSLPGERIGYVLVPNTVENFEDVYAAVCGAGRVLGYVCAPALFQQVIARCAADTADLSVYEENRKLLFEGLTSMGYNCIKPEGAFYLFPQTLEANDYAFCERAKKYDLLLVPGADFGAPGHMRISYCVQTETVQRALPLFEKLAKEYGL, encoded by the coding sequence ATGTTGAATCAAAATGTTTTGGCGCTGGGAAAGAAGCGCTCGACAATTCGTGAAATCTTTGAATTCGGTAACCAGCGTGCAAAGATTGTTGGTCGGGAAAATGTCTTTGATTTTTCGATTGGCAATCCCAATGTGCCTGCACCAGATTCAGTGCAGCAGGCAATTTGTGACATAATTAATACCCAGAGCCCAGCAGCTGTTCATGGCTATACTTCGGCGCAGGGTACCGAAGACAGTCGTACAGCAATTGCGGAGTCCTTAAATGCACGTTTTGGAACCGATTATTCGGCAAAGAATCTGTATCTCACTGTTGGTGCCGCCGCATCTATTTCGATATGCTTTAAAGCACTAACAGCTTCGCCAGAGGACGAGTTCATTGTTTTTGCCCCCTATTTTCCAGAGTATCAGGTGTTTATCGAGCACGGATCTGGTGCAAAGTGTGTATTGATCCCAGCGCAGGTACAGGACTTTCAGATTAACTTCGAAGAATTCGAGAGAAAGTTAAGTCCTCATACGAAGGGGGTTGTGATTAATTCACCTAACAATCCATCCGGCGTAGTTTATTCGGATGAAACCATCTGCCGACTGTCTGCACTTCTCAACACAAAGGCAGAGGAATATGGTCATCCGATTTATCTAATTTCTGATGAACCTTACCGTGAAATTATTTATGATGGAATAGAGGTTCCCTTTATTGCACCGAAGTACAAGAATACATTGGTTTGTTATTCTTATTCTAAGTCTTTATCTCTTCCCGGTGAACGCATTGGTTATGTTCTGGTGCCCAACACGGTAGAAAATTTTGAAGACGTATATGCTGCTGTGTGCGGTGCAGGACGAGTGCTGGGCTATGTCTGTGCACCAGCGCTGTTTCAGCAGGTTATTGCTCGTTGTGCAGCGGATACGGCCGATCTTTCTGTTTACGAAGAAAATCGTAAACTTTTGTTTGAAGGTTTGACTTCTATGGGTTACAACTGTATAAAACCGGAAGGTGCATTCTATCTGTTCCCGCAGACGCTAGAAGCGAATGATTATGCATTCTGTGAACGCGCCAAAAAGTATGATCTATTGCTCGTGCCAGGTGCGGATTTCGGCGCTCCAGGACATATGCGAATTTCATACTGTGTGCAAACCGAAACTGTCCAGCGAGCTCTGCCTTTGTTTGAAAAATTAGCAAAAGAGTATGGACTATGA